The following are encoded in a window of Pseudomonas sp. JQ170C genomic DNA:
- the gltB gene encoding glutamate synthase large subunit: MKTGLYHPEEFKDNCGFGLIAHMTGEPSHHLLQTAMQALTCMTHRGGINADGKTGDGCGLLMQKPDQFLRAVAQEQFGVELPKQYAVGMVFFNQDNVRAEAARENMNREILAAGLQLVGWRKVPIDTSVLGRLALERLPQIEQVFVGGEGLSDQEFAIKLFSARRRSSVANAADTDHYICSFSHKTIIYKGLMMPADLAAFYPDLGDERLQTAICVFHQRFSTNTLPKWPLAQPFRFLAHNGEINTITGNRNWAQARRTKFENELIPDLEELGPLVNRVGSDSSSMDNMLELMVTGGIDLFRGVRMIIPPAWQNVETMDADLRAFYEYNSMHMEPWDGPAGVVMTEGRHAVCLLDRNGLRPARWVTTKNGYITLASEIGVWDYKPEDVIAKGRVGPGQIFAVDTETGQILDTDAIDNRLKSRHPYKRWLRQNALRIQATLSDDQGVASYDADQLKQYMKMFQVTFEERDQVLRPLGEQGQEAVGSMGDDTPMAILSQRVRSTYDYFRQQFAQVTNPPIDPLREAIVMSLEICLGAERNIFQESPEHASRVILSSPVISPAKWRSLMNLDRPGFERHLIDLNYEEGVGLEAAVRNIADQAEEAVRSGKTQLVLSDRHIAPGKLPVHASLAVGAVHHRLTEQGLRCDSNILVETATARDPHHFAVLIGFGASAVYPYLAYEVLADLIRTGEVLGDLDEVFKYYRKGISKGLLKILSKMGISTIASYRGAQLFEAVGLSEEVVGLSFRGVASRLKGARFVDIENEQKLLAAEAWSARKPIQQGGLLKFVHGGEYHAYNPDVVNTLQAAVQQGDYAKFKEYTALVDKRPVSMIRDLLQVKVADQPLALEEVEPLDAILKRFDSAGISLGALSPEAHEALAEAMNRLGARSNSGEGGEDPARYGTIKSSKIKQVATGRFGVTPEYLVNAEVLQIKVAQGAKPGEGGQLPGGKVNGLIARLRYAVPGVTLISPPPHHDIYSIEDLSQLIFDLKQVNPQALVSVKLVAEAGVGTIAAGVAKAYADLITISGYDGGTGASPLTSIKYAGAPWELGLAETHQTLRGNDLRGKVRVQTDGGLKTGLDVIKAAILGAESFGFGTAPMIALGCKYLRICHLNNCATGVATQNDKLRKDHYIGTVDMVVNFFTYVAEETREWLAKLGVRSLGELIGRTDLLEMLPGETEKQKHLDLSPLLGSPHVPADKPQFCEVDRNPPFDKGVLAEKMVDMALPAIRDLSGGEFSLDICNCDRSIGARISGEVARLHGNQGMAKAPITFRFKGTAGQSFGVWNAGGLNMYLEGDANDYVGKGMTGGKLVIVPPAGSPFATQHSAIIGNTCLYGATGGKLFAAGTAGERFAVRNSGAHAIVEGTGDHCCEYMTGGFVCVLGKTGYNFGSGMTGGFAYVLDMDNSFVDKLNHELVEIQRISGEAMEAYRSHLSRVLAEYVEETNSEWGRELWENLDDYVRRFWLVKPKAANLKNLLSSTRANPQ; this comes from the coding sequence ATGAAAACAGGTCTGTACCATCCCGAAGAATTCAAGGATAACTGTGGTTTCGGCCTGATCGCCCATATGACGGGTGAACCCAGCCACCACCTTCTGCAAACAGCCATGCAGGCCCTGACTTGCATGACCCACCGCGGTGGGATCAACGCTGACGGCAAGACCGGCGACGGTTGTGGCCTGTTGATGCAAAAGCCCGATCAGTTCCTGCGGGCTGTCGCCCAGGAGCAGTTCGGCGTCGAGCTGCCCAAGCAGTACGCGGTCGGCATGGTGTTCTTCAACCAGGACAACGTCCGCGCTGAAGCTGCACGCGAAAACATGAACCGCGAGATCCTCGCGGCTGGCCTGCAATTGGTGGGCTGGCGCAAGGTCCCGATCGACACCAGCGTCCTGGGCCGCCTGGCACTGGAGCGCCTGCCGCAGATCGAGCAAGTGTTCGTCGGTGGTGAAGGCCTGAGCGATCAGGAATTCGCGATCAAGCTGTTCAGCGCCCGTCGTCGTTCCTCGGTGGCCAACGCCGCGGATACCGACCATTACATCTGCAGCTTTTCCCACAAGACCATTATCTACAAAGGCCTGATGATGCCGGCGGACCTCGCCGCCTTCTATCCAGACCTGGGTGACGAGCGCCTGCAGACCGCCATTTGCGTGTTCCACCAGCGCTTCTCCACCAACACCCTGCCGAAATGGCCGCTGGCGCAGCCGTTCCGCTTCCTCGCCCACAACGGCGAGATCAACACCATCACCGGTAACCGCAACTGGGCCCAGGCCCGGCGTACCAAGTTCGAGAACGAACTGATCCCGGATCTCGAAGAGCTCGGCCCGCTGGTCAACCGCGTAGGCTCCGACTCATCGAGCATGGACAACATGCTCGAGCTGATGGTCACCGGTGGTATCGACCTGTTCCGCGGCGTGCGGATGATCATCCCGCCAGCGTGGCAGAACGTCGAGACCATGGACGCCGACCTGCGCGCGTTCTACGAGTACAACTCCATGCACATGGAGCCGTGGGACGGTCCGGCCGGCGTGGTCATGACCGAAGGTCGCCACGCGGTCTGCCTGCTCGACCGTAACGGCCTGCGCCCGGCGCGCTGGGTGACCACCAAGAACGGCTACATCACCCTGGCCTCGGAAATCGGCGTCTGGGACTACAAACCTGAAGACGTGATCGCCAAGGGCCGTGTGGGCCCTGGCCAGATCTTCGCCGTGGACACCGAGACCGGTCAGATCCTCGACACCGACGCCATCGACAACCGCCTCAAGTCGCGCCACCCGTACAAGCGCTGGCTGCGCCAGAACGCCTTGCGCATCCAGGCGACCCTGAGCGACGACCAGGGCGTGGCCAGCTACGACGCTGACCAGCTCAAGCAATACATGAAGATGTTCCAGGTCACCTTCGAGGAGCGCGACCAGGTACTGCGTCCGCTGGGCGAACAAGGCCAGGAAGCGGTCGGTTCGATGGGCGACGACACGCCGATGGCGATCCTGTCCCAGCGCGTGCGCTCGACCTACGACTATTTCCGCCAGCAGTTCGCCCAGGTCACCAACCCGCCGATCGACCCGCTGCGTGAAGCGATCGTGATGTCGCTGGAGATCTGCCTGGGTGCCGAGCGCAACATCTTCCAGGAATCCCCCGAGCACGCCTCGCGGGTGATCTTGAGCTCGCCGGTGATTTCACCTGCCAAGTGGCGCTCGCTGATGAACCTCGACCGCCCAGGCTTCGAGCGTCATCTGATCGACCTCAACTACGAAGAAGGTGTGGGCCTTGAAGCGGCAGTGCGCAACATTGCCGACCAGGCCGAAGAAGCCGTGCGCAGTGGCAAGACCCAGCTGGTGCTGAGCGACCGCCACATCGCCCCGGGCAAGTTGCCGGTGCATGCGTCGCTGGCCGTGGGGGCGGTACACCACCGCCTGACCGAGCAAGGCCTGCGTTGCGACAGCAACATCCTGGTCGAAACCGCCACCGCCCGCGATCCGCATCACTTCGCCGTACTGATCGGCTTCGGTGCTTCGGCGGTCTACCCCTACCTGGCCTACGAAGTGCTGGCAGACCTGATCCGTACCGGCGAAGTGCTCGGTGACCTGGATGAAGTCTTCAAGTACTACCGCAAAGGTATCTCCAAGGGCCTGCTGAAGATCCTGTCGAAGATGGGTATCTCCACCATCGCTTCCTACCGTGGCGCCCAGCTGTTTGAAGCCGTGGGCCTCTCGGAAGAAGTGGTTGGCCTGAGCTTCCGTGGCGTTGCCAGTCGCCTCAAGGGCGCGCGCTTCGTCGACATCGAGAACGAGCAGAAGCTGCTGGCCGCCGAAGCCTGGAGCGCACGCAAGCCGATCCAGCAAGGCGGCCTGCTCAAGTTCGTCCACGGTGGCGAATACCACGCCTACAACCCGGATGTGGTCAACACCCTGCAGGCTGCCGTGCAGCAGGGCGACTACGCCAAGTTCAAGGAATACACCGCGCTGGTCGACAAGCGCCCGGTGTCGATGATCCGCGACCTGCTCCAGGTCAAGGTCGCCGACCAGCCGCTGGCGCTGGAAGAAGTCGAGCCGCTGGACGCGATCCTCAAGCGCTTCGACTCCGCCGGTATCTCCCTGGGTGCACTGTCGCCGGAAGCCCATGAAGCCCTGGCCGAGGCAATGAACCGCCTGGGTGCGCGCTCCAACTCCGGTGAGGGCGGTGAAGACCCGGCCCGCTACGGCACCATCAAGAGCTCGAAGATCAAGCAAGTGGCGACCGGCCGCTTTGGCGTGACCCCCGAATACCTGGTCAACGCCGAAGTGCTGCAGATCAAGGTAGCCCAGGGCGCCAAGCCCGGCGAAGGCGGCCAATTGCCGGGCGGCAAGGTCAATGGCCTGATCGCCCGCCTGCGTTATGCCGTGCCTGGCGTGACCCTGATCTCGCCTCCGCCGCACCACGACATCTACTCGATCGAAGACCTGTCGCAGCTGATTTTCGACCTCAAGCAGGTCAACCCGCAGGCGCTGGTCTCGGTCAAGCTGGTGGCGGAAGCCGGCGTTGGCACCATTGCTGCCGGCGTGGCCAAGGCCTATGCCGACTTGATCACCATCTCCGGTTACGACGGTGGCACCGGCGCTTCGCCGCTGACCTCGATCAAGTACGCCGGTGCCCCGTGGGAACTGGGCCTGGCCGAAACCCACCAGACCCTGCGCGGCAATGACCTGCGCGGCAAGGTCCGGGTACAGACCGACGGTGGTTTGAAAACCGGCCTGGACGTCATCAAGGCAGCCATCCTCGGCGCTGAAAGCTTTGGCTTCGGCACCGCGCCAATGATCGCCCTGGGCTGCAAATACCTGCGTATCTGTCACCTGAACAACTGCGCGACCGGCGTTGCCACCCAGAACGACAAGCTGCGTAAAGACCACTACATCGGCACCGTCGACATGGTGGTGAACTTCTTCACCTACGTGGCCGAAGAAACCCGTGAGTGGCTGGCCAAGCTGGGTGTGCGCAGCCTCGGCGAACTGATCGGGCGTACCGACCTGCTGGAAATGCTCCCCGGCGAAACCGAGAAGCAAAAACACCTGGACCTCAGCCCGCTGCTGGGAAGCCCGCACGTGCCGGCCGACAAGCCGCAGTTCTGCGAAGTCGACCGCAACCCGCCGTTCGACAAGGGCGTGCTGGCCGAGAAGATGGTCGACATGGCCCTGCCGGCCATTCGTGACCTCAGCGGCGGCGAGTTCAGCCTCGATATCTGCAACTGCGACCGCTCCATCGGTGCGCGCATCTCTGGCGAAGTGGCTCGTCTGCACGGCAACCAGGGCATGGCCAAGGCGCCGATCACCTTCCGCTTCAAGGGTACGGCTGGCCAGAGCTTCGGCGTTTGGAACGCCGGTGGCCTGAACATGTACCTCGAAGGTGATGCCAACGACTACGTCGGCAAAGGCATGACCGGTGGCAAGCTGGTGATCGTGCCGCCTGCGGGCAGCCCGTTCGCGACCCAGCACAGCGCCATCATCGGCAACACCTGCCTGTATGGCGCCACGGGCGGCAAGCTGTTCGCCGCCGGTACCGCGGGCGAGCGTTTTGCGGTGCGTAACTCCGGTGCCCACGCGATTGTCGAGGGCACAGGCGATCACTGCTGTGAGTACATGACCGGTGGTTTTGTCTGCGTTCTGGGCAAGACCGGCTACAACTTCGGCTCGGGCATGACCGGTGGTTTTGCCTACGTGCTGGACATGGACAACAGCTTCGTCGACAAACTCAACCACGAACTGGTCGAGATCCAGCGCATCAGCGGCGAGGCGATGGAGGCTTATCGCAGCCACCTGTCCCGCGTGCTGGCTGAGTACGTCGAAGAAACCAACAGCGAATGGGGTCGTGAGCTCTGGGAAAACCTGGATGACTACGTGCGTCGCTTCTGGCTGGTCAAGCCGAAGGCGGCAAACCTGAAGAACCTGCTGTCCAGCACCCGAGCCAATCCGCAGTAG
- a CDS encoding FAD-dependent oxidoreductase, with protein sequence MAERLSNDFQFIEVGRKDPKKKLLRQRKKEFVEIYEPFKPQQSAEQAHRCLGCGNPYCEWKCPVHNFIPNWLKLVSEGNILAAAELSHQTNTLPEVCGRVCPQDRLCEGACTLNDGFGAVTIGSVEKYITDTAFAMGWRPDMSKVKPTGKRVAIIGAGPAGLGCADVLVRGGVTPVVFDRNPEIGGLLTFGIPEFKLEKTVLSNRREVFTGMGIEFRLNTEVGKDITMEQLLAEYDAVFMGMGTYTYMKGGFPGEDLPGVHDALDFLVANVNRNLGFEKSPEDFVDMKGKKVVVLGGGDTAMDCNRTSIRQGAKAVTCAYRRDEANMPGSRKEVKNAKEEGVKFLYNRQPIAIVGEDKVEGVKVVETRLGEPDARGRRSPEPIPGSEEIIPADAVVIAFGFRPSPAPWFEQFSIQTDSQGRVVAPEKGPFKHQTSNPKIFAGGDMVRGSDLVVTAIFEGRNAAEGILDYLEV encoded by the coding sequence ATGGCTGAACGTCTCAGCAATGACTTCCAGTTCATCGAAGTCGGGCGCAAGGATCCGAAGAAGAAACTGTTGCGTCAACGCAAGAAAGAGTTCGTGGAAATCTACGAACCCTTCAAGCCCCAGCAGTCGGCCGAACAGGCCCACCGCTGCCTGGGCTGCGGCAACCCGTACTGCGAGTGGAAGTGCCCGGTACACAACTTCATCCCCAACTGGCTGAAGCTGGTGTCCGAAGGCAACATCCTCGCCGCCGCGGAGCTGTCGCACCAGACCAACACCCTGCCGGAAGTGTGCGGCCGGGTGTGCCCGCAGGATCGTCTGTGCGAGGGTGCCTGCACCCTCAACGACGGCTTCGGGGCCGTGACCATCGGTTCGGTGGAGAAATACATCACCGACACCGCCTTCGCCATGGGCTGGCGCCCGGACATGTCCAAGGTCAAGCCGACCGGCAAGCGTGTCGCGATCATCGGTGCGGGCCCGGCGGGCCTGGGCTGTGCCGACGTGCTGGTGCGCGGCGGGGTGACCCCGGTGGTGTTCGACCGCAACCCGGAAATCGGCGGCCTGCTGACCTTCGGTATCCCGGAGTTCAAGCTGGAAAAGACCGTGCTGAGCAATCGCCGCGAAGTCTTCACCGGCATGGGGATCGAGTTCCGCCTCAACACCGAGGTAGGCAAGGACATCACCATGGAGCAACTGCTCGCCGAATACGATGCCGTGTTCATGGGCATGGGCACCTACACCTACATGAAGGGCGGGTTCCCGGGTGAAGACCTGCCAGGCGTGCACGACGCCCTGGATTTCCTGGTGGCCAACGTCAACCGCAACCTGGGCTTTGAAAAGTCGCCGGAAGATTTCGTCGACATGAAGGGCAAGAAGGTCGTGGTGCTGGGTGGCGGCGATACGGCAATGGACTGCAACCGCACCTCCATCCGCCAAGGCGCCAAGGCCGTGACCTGTGCCTACCGTCGTGACGAGGCGAACATGCCCGGCTCGCGCAAAGAGGTGAAGAACGCCAAGGAAGAAGGCGTGAAGTTCCTCTACAACCGCCAGCCGATCGCCATCGTCGGTGAAGACAAGGTCGAAGGCGTGAAGGTGGTCGAGACCCGTCTCGGCGAGCCGGATGCCCGTGGCCGTCGCAGCCCCGAGCCGATCCCGGGTTCCGAAGAGATCATCCCGGCCGATGCCGTGGTCATCGCTTTCGGATTCCGTCCAAGCCCTGCGCCGTGGTTCGAGCAGTTCAGCATCCAGACTGACAGCCAGGGCCGCGTCGTGGCGCCGGAGAAGGGCCCGTTCAAGCACCAGACCAGCAACCCGAAGATCTTCGCCGGTGGCGACATGGTTCGCGGTTCCGACCTGGTGGTAACGGCGATCTTCGAAGGCCGCAATGCGGCTGAAGGGATCCTGGATTATTTGGAAGTCTGA
- the hemE gene encoding uroporphyrinogen decarboxylase, producing MTALKNDRFLRALLKQPVDVTPVWMMRQAGRYLPEYRASRAKAGDFMSLCMNPQFACEVTLQPLDRYPLDAAILFSDILTIPDAMGQGLYFETGEGPRFKKVISTLADIEALPIPDPQKDLGYVMDAVSTIRRELNGRVPLIGFSGSPWTLATYMVEGGSSKDFRKTKAMLYDNPQAMHLLLDKLAQSVVSYLNGQILAGAQAVQIFDTWGGNLSAAAYQEFSLAYMRKIVSGLIREHEGRKVPVILFTKNGGLWLESIADAGADALGLDWTCDIGEARQRVGNKVALQGNMDPTVLYAKPEAIRAEVGRILASYGQGTGHVFNLGHGITPEVDPEHAGAFINAVHELSAQYHQ from the coding sequence ATGACTGCCTTGAAGAACGATCGTTTTCTGCGCGCCCTGCTCAAGCAACCCGTAGACGTCACCCCGGTGTGGATGATGCGCCAGGCCGGCCGCTACCTGCCGGAGTACCGCGCCAGCCGCGCCAAGGCCGGTGATTTCATGAGCCTGTGCATGAACCCGCAGTTTGCCTGCGAGGTCACCCTGCAGCCGCTGGACCGCTACCCGCTGGACGCCGCGATCCTCTTCTCCGACATCCTGACCATCCCCGATGCCATGGGCCAGGGCCTGTACTTTGAAACCGGCGAAGGCCCGCGTTTCAAGAAGGTCATCAGCACCCTGGCCGATATCGAAGCGCTGCCGATCCCTGATCCACAAAAAGACCTGGGCTACGTGATGGATGCGGTCAGCACCATTCGCCGCGAGCTCAACGGCCGCGTCCCGCTGATCGGCTTCTCCGGAAGCCCGTGGACCCTGGCCACCTACATGGTCGAAGGCGGCTCGTCGAAAGACTTCCGCAAGACCAAGGCCATGCTCTACGACAACCCCCAGGCCATGCACCTGCTGCTCGACAAGCTGGCCCAGTCGGTCGTCAGCTACCTCAATGGCCAGATCCTGGCCGGCGCCCAGGCCGTGCAGATCTTCGATACCTGGGGCGGCAACCTCTCGGCGGCGGCGTACCAGGAGTTCTCCCTGGCCTACATGCGCAAGATCGTCAGCGGCCTGATCCGCGAGCACGAAGGGCGCAAGGTTCCGGTGATCCTGTTCACCAAGAACGGCGGCCTGTGGCTGGAAAGCATCGCCGACGCTGGCGCGGATGCCCTGGGCCTGGACTGGACCTGCGACATTGGCGAAGCCCGCCAGCGTGTCGGCAACAAGGTCGCCCTGCAGGGCAACATGGACCCGACCGTGCTGTACGCCAAGCCTGAAGCCATCCGTGCTGAAGTCGGTCGCATTCTGGCCAGCTACGGCCAGGGCACCGGCCATGTGTTCAACCTGGGTCACGGAATTACCCCGGAAGTCGATCCAGAGCATGCTGGCGCGTTCATCAACGCCGTGCACGAGCTGTCGGCGCAGTACCACCAGTAA